In Thermoleophilia bacterium, the genomic stretch GCAACACGATGCGTCGCGTCCGGAGGCGTCGGTCGCCGCAGCCGCATAGCGCTGCCGCACGGCTTCCTTCGTTGCCTCTATTTCAGCCATCCGCTCAGCTCCTCGAGTTCGTCAGGATTTACGTAGTAATAGGCCCAGAGGCCCTGCCGCTCCGAATCGACGATGCCGGCGTCGCGAAGTTTCTTCAGGTGATGCGAGAGCGTTGACTGGCTCACGTCGAAAAGCGGCACCAGTTCACAGACGCACACCTTGCCGGCGTGCTTCCTCAAAACGTCGACCAGGGTCAGGCGGATCGGGTCGCCCAGCGCCTTGGCGATCGTCGCCATCCGCTCGGCTTCCGCCCTCTCAACATCGGGATAAACGACCGGCTCGCAGCACGGCTGACCGTTCGGACTCTTCTGTTTCGGGGTGAGTGTCATTTCGGAGCTCATCGAAATACATCAAATCAGTTCCATTGACGTTTGTCAATTGATAC encodes the following:
- a CDS encoding helix-turn-helix transcriptional regulator, producing the protein MSSEMTLTPKQKSPNGQPCCEPVVYPDVERAEAERMATIAKALGDPIRLTLVDVLRKHAGKVCVCELVPLFDVSQSTLSHHLKKLRDAGIVDSERQGLWAYYYVNPDELEELSGWLK